The region CTCACTCCGGGGCTACGGGTGGGCTGGATTGCCGGCGGACGTTATGCGGAGAGGGTGAAGCGATTGCGATTCATCTCGACGGTGACAACTCCAGTCATTAATCAGATCGCGATCAGCCGGTTTCTTGAGGCCGGCGCCATGGATCGACATCTGCGGGGGCTGCGCTCAGCATTGAAAACGCAGGTGGCCCAGGTCTCGGAAGCAGTCCTCGAATCCTTTCCGGCGGGAACCGCGATCAGTCGCCCTCGCGGAGGATACTTCCTCTGGGTTCAGCTCCCGGATGGGATTGATGCCATGGAGCTTTACCGGCTTGCGGACGCCGAAGGTATCCACATCGCCCCGGGTCAAATCTTTTGTCCGCATGCTTCGATTCGAAACCGGATCCGCTTGAGCTGTGGGCATCCGGTCGACAATCGGATCCGTGGAGGAATCGAGAGGCTCGGCGGGATCGTGCGCCAATTGCAGAAGGAACGTTTGAAACGGGGATGATCTGGGAAGGGGCAATTGCTTTTTTCGGACTGCTTCTTCTGCTGGCAATCGTTCCCGGGCCGACTGATGCCATGGTCGTGGCCCAGGCGGTTCGGCGGGGTTATGGAGCCGCGTGGGGAGTCATCGTCGGTGTAGTTCTGGCCGATTGGCTGATGATCGCGCTCGTTCTTGTGGGATTCGAAGTCTGGGTCGATTTTTTTGAGCTTCACCAGCGGTTCCTCGTTTGGATTTCGGCTCTTCTCCTGACCGGATTGGCGATCTCGATCTTCCGCTCGGCGGGTCGGACTGAAACGGAAGCTGAACCGGCGGGCAACGGAGGCGTTCGAAGCGGGCTGGCTGGTGGGTTTCTCGTAACCTTTGTCGATCCGGAGGCGCTCGCCTTTTACTGCGGAGTGCTGCCGACTTTTGTTTCCCCGGGAGAGGTGGGGCTCGGGGAGACGGTTTTCTTGGGAGGGGTCGTGTCGGTTCTGATTTGCGGAGTGAAGGGGACCTATGCTTGGCTAGCGGTTCATGGCATTCGCTCCAAAATGGCTCCCCGAACCCAGAAAACCGTCCTCCGCGGTGTCGCCTTGGTGATGCTCGCTATGGCAGGATGGATCATTTTACGATGACGTCATGAAGCCGATCCGCGGAATCATTTTCGACATGGACGGAGTCCTTATCGACACGGTGGGATTCTGGGCCGATGCGGAGCGGGAGGTGTTTTCAGCGCTCGGGGTTCGAGTCACGACGGATCTTGCTGCGATTACGTCCGGAATGACGACGGCCGAGGTGACAGATTTTTGGTTCGAGCGATTCCCTTGGGATTCTCCATCGAAGCCAGCGGTTGAAGAAAAGGTGATCTCAGCCGTTGCCCGTCGAATCCGTGAGGAGGGGCGGGCAATTCCGGGGGCCTGTGAATGGGTTCGTGCCTGCGGCGAGCGGGGCTGGAAAGTGGGTCTGGCGACGAATTCGCCTCGTTGCCTGATTCCAGAGGTGCTGCGAAGGCTGAATTTGGAAGACAAATTTGATGCGGTGATTTCCGCCGAGGAAGTTGAGTCGGGCAAACCGGATCCGGCGATCTACCGACGGGCACTTGAGAAGTTGGGGCTGGGGGCCGAGGAGGCAGTCGTCGTCGAGGACTCATTGACAGGAGCGGCAGCGGGTGTGGCGGCCGGTTGTCAGACTTTTCTCTTGGGGACGGACGAGCCGCCCATCGGGGACGAGAAGACTGATTTTTTCCCAATATCCGACTTTGAAAGCCTCGCCGCCCAAGTTCAGTTGCGGAAATAAGAGGACAGCCCGGGAGCTTGGCTCTATTCGGTTTAGAATTCTTTCAGTGTCCGAAATCGATTCAAAACCAAGGCCTCCTCACCGGGAGAGGGTTCCTTTTAGGGCCCTCCTTCTGCTCGGAAAGTCTAGAATAACAGTTTCTCCTCATAAGCGATAATGAGCGTCGATAAGCGGTCGCCAGCTCCGCTGGCTCTCCAGTTCTACGCAATCCGGACTTCGGCGAGCTCAGTCGAGTCGCAGAGCCGGAAACCGCTAATTTTCGCCAATGGACGCTGAATGGCGACAACCCCTAATCGTTGTGAACTGCGTTTGACCCTTTTCTTTCAACTAGAGCCGCAAAGAGCGATTCCCTGAGAAAATGGGGATCAGGATATTCCCCGAGTAGGAGAGGGGTAAACCGCGCTAGCAGGAGGGGCTAGTTCCTCGGGCTCCGCCAGATTTCAGAACCGAGAGGATCGGCAATCGCGCTGGTCGCGGTCTCCTTTGTCGAGTTATGCGGTTTTGGTTCCGACGTAAATGGAGATCGGGTAGGTATAGTGGATTTGACCCTCGATCGATCGGGTTTGGGTTCCGAGGCGATTCGCGGTTAAGTCTTCGCGGAAGATGTGCCTCAACTTATCGTCATCTCCAGGATTCGGAAACGAAGCAGCCAACTGTTGCTCGAGTTCCATCTCGACCTCGTATCCCGCCCTCTGGATATCAACAAGGCCGGAGTCCGCTACCATAAAATCAAATTCCTCAATCGAAAGAGCCTTTGTGTGAGAAGGATCTCTCAATCGTTCCATTTCGTTGAATGCCTCGACAAACTGAGCCGGAAGGACGGGGTCGGCGACCAATACCCGCCCATGGGGCTTACAAACACGAATCATCTCCGACAAAACCCGGCCCGGGTTTGTGAAGTGATGAAACGTATATCGGGAAATCACTACGGAAAAGGTCCCGTCCTCGAAAGGGAGTTCAGTAGCTGAGCCAACCTGCCAGTCCAGATTCGATAATGATTCCGAGGCTTGGCGAGTTTTCGCCTCCTCAATCATCTTTTCGGTGAGGTCGATTCCGGTGACATGCCTTGCGATCCGAGCAAATTCACAAGCCACCATTCCGGGCCCACAGGCCACATCGAGAACCGTGTCATCTGTCCCCGTTCTCGAAAGCTCGATGAGGAGATCGACCGAGTTGAGATGACCTTTCAATTGGGTGAAAGGGATCGCCTGCTTGGTGAACTGCTCTTGAATGCGTTGATTGTGTTCGGCTTCTGTAGTATTCATGGGATGACTATAATTCATCCTTCCGGATACTTCTTGTATCAGACTGATCAGAAGTTCTGCTTGCGGTATTTCGCGGGGGTCATCTGGAAAATACTTCTGAATGTTTTTGTGAGCTGGCTCTGGTCGTAAAAACCCGCTTCAGCCGCCGACTCCGAAAGGGGGCGTCCACTCTTGAGAAGGAGCCGAGCCCTCTCGGCGCGGGTGTTGAGAGCGTAGGCTTGAATCGTGGTGCCGTAACACTTCTTGAACAATCGATTACAATGTTCCTTGGAGAAGGGCATATGTTCTTCGATGAATTGAAAGCAGCCCTCTTTATCAGCGCCGTTATCAATCAGATCTTTAATTCTGGAAGGAACCCAGTGCGTAGGGCTCAGAGGTTTCCCCTCTCCGGTGCTGCTCAGGTGGACATCACATTCCTCAAAAAAGAGAAGAATCGAACGAGCGATTGTCTGTCTTTCGCCTCCGTCAGCTTTGTAGTAACGCCGCATTAATTCGAGAAATTCAAGATACCGCTTGGGGTCCCTGACCAAAATCCCTCCAGCGTCCTCGCCACGGAGAGGAGCTGAAATCGAGCAGGATAACGAGAGGACATGCACGCCGGAAAAGTCCTGAGAGACCGAAAGAATCCGGTGGGCCAGTCCGGCGGGTATGAAATAGATCGCACCCTTCGCCCATTCCATAGTCTGGCCGGCAATACTCATATTTATCGTGCCACTCTCAACGGCAGCGACCACTGAGTAGTTATGGCTGTGAACCCTCTCGCAGCCAAGTCTCTCAGCGCTAAATCGTGCATCTAAAATCATGGATACATCCCTACTAAAATCGTGGGGGCGCATCCGGGTAGGTCAAGCGCGGAGCGCTGGAGTCTGGTAGGCAGGAGGGAAGTCGAATAGCCCAGATTTTCCTCTAGCAAGACTCCTCCCCTGCGTGCAGGGGAGGGGAACCGCCGCTAGGCGGTGGAGGGGTGTGCCGCAGGCACGCGAATTTTCGGGTGGAGATCGATCGGCCAGTCTTTTAGAGACGGGGGAGACCTCCCCACCCGCTGAAGCGGGTCCCCCCCTCCTACGAGTAGGAGGGGAGTTGAATAGCCCAAATTTTCCTCCAGCAAAACTCCTCCCCTGCTTGCAGGGGAGGGGGACCGCCGCCAGGCGGTGGAGGGGTGTGCCGAAGGCACGCGTATTTTCAGGTGTGGATCGATCGGCCAATCTTTTAGAAACGGGGAGACCTCCCCACCCGCTGAAGCGGGTCCCCCCCTACTAGTAGGAGGGGAGTTGGATACTCCAGAATCAGCGTTACTCCAATTCCTCCCCTGCGTGCAGGGGAGGGGAACCGCCGCCAGGTGGTGGAGGGGTTTGCCGAAGGCACGCGTATATTCGGGTGCAGATCGATCGGCCAATCTTTGGGGACGGCAAGAAAGGGGCGCACGGCGTTCTCCACGAGGTTGTTGTCGATTTTCATGGGATAATCGCCATGGCAGAGTGTTACTGATGTCCTTGGGCCATTCCTAAAGAAGTTCACAAGGATTCAATCGAGTCGCCGGAGATCAGGGAATTTCTTTTCGCGCCTGAATCGAATACAACAGGGGAACCTGCTGACCTTTGTGGAGCATTTGATACCCCAAGTCCGGTACGTACTCTAAGCCATCGAAGCAATCGTAAGGGCTGTAGGGGTGCTCGGAGAATGATTCGAGAGTCAATCCTGCCTCCACTAAAGCGCTGACAACTTCACTGATTGAATGTGACCAGATGACCGTCGTGGATCGAGTCCCATCGCAGTTTTCGGTATAGGTGCCTTCCTCTTCGATGTCCGGCTCACTTCTTGGGAAATACGAGTAGCCTGAGAGCAACTCGGTGAAGGGGTGAAACTCAACAAGATGGAATTGGCCACCCGGTCTCAATGACCTCGAGATGGTTAGTGCCCAATCCCCTAAATTGGGCAACCAGCACAAGACTCCGTAGGAAGTGAAGACGATATCGAATTGGGTCGTATTTTTACGGCCAAATTCAACCACATCACTTTCGATGAAATTGGCCTTTAAACCCAAGGAATGCTTCAACGAGTTGGCTTGCTCAATTGATTCGACAGACAAATCCACTCCCGTAACGTCCGCACCCAGCCGAGCCCAAGACAAGGTGTCTTGGCCAAAATGACATTGGAGATGGAGTAGTGATTTCCCTTCTACATTTCCCACCTGTTTCACCTCCACTGGGTTCAGTGAGCATCTTCCCTCTTTGAATGAAGCAACATCGTAGAACTCTGATTCGACGTGCACTTTCGTTCTCCTGTCCCACGTTTCTTTGTTGATTTTCAAATGATCCATATTTTGTCCTTGTCCATATTATCAGCTAACGCGCAACGTGATCGATGGGCGAATGCCGCAAATCTCCAAATGCCTCCTTCGTTACAGGACCAATGGTCAATATCATCGTTTGTAGGCCCTCTGAAGTCTTCGAAGCAAAATGCCGGACAACTTGAGGTTAGCTCAAGATGTCCGGTCTCCATGTATTTTGGATCTGCGATGTTTCTAAGATATTGCCAGGAGGCCAGAGTGGCCAATGGGTTTTGATCAAGAATACGAACTCCTTGGTTCCCTAATCCTCGCAGAGAGTGAGTCGGGTTGGGGGGGATTTGGATGTCTCATCTTCTGGCTGTGATTTCTTTTTAGTGCCCGGGATCCTTGCAGTTCCCTCTTTGGAGCATTCTGGAAGCGACGGATTTGCTTGCTCGACTTTTTCACGAACGCATAGTGGGACTCTATGGACTATGATGCCTCAGGGTCTTTGCGGCTTTCGAAAATCCGATCTGCTTTTTCGGAGTCGATTTTCTTGCGGGAAGATGAGATATGTTTGTGGCGTTAAAGTTGGATGCTTGAAATATCTTTTGCCCTGGCATAAGTAGTTTATAGCCAAATATTTGTCCCTATAGTTCAATGGATAGAACTGCGGTTTCCTAAACCGCCAATCCGGGTTCGAGTCCCGGTGGGGGCACCATTTCTCGTGACCGGGGGAAATCACGGAGGTCTCAGAAGGGGTGCGGGTAGAGATTTGAATCAATGAGTGGTATTTTGCTCGGTTCTGAGAGTGGCTGAGCGAAGAGTTCAGATGAAACTTGAGATTTGGGAGGGTTTACCCACCTTGTTTCCTTTGCATGAGCAGTTCGCATTCATCGAATCAATCGGAAGGGGAACATTCACTTTTTCCTTTCTTCGAATTCTCACCGGATTTGCTCTGCATTGCGGGCTTCGATGGATTTTTTAAACGGGTGAATCGTGCGGTTTGCCGGGTTCTGGGCTACTCGGAGGAGGAGTTGATGAAGCGTCCGATTCGGGAGCTTGTTCATCCGGAGGATCGTGAGTTGACGGCGAGGCATCGTGACGGACTTTTGCAGGGTCGACCCTTGCTGAATTTCGAGAATCGGTATGTCAGTTCAGGGGGCGAGGTGATTTGGCTTTCGTGGAATTCGATTCCGGTTCCGGAATCAGAACTCATCTATGCCGTTGCCAAGAATATTTCTCACATCAAGGCGCGTGAAGAAGATCGAAATCGGTTGTTGAGCGAGTTGACCGAAGCGAATGAAAAGTCGAAGTTGATGAACTACCGGACTGCGCACGATATTCGTTCTCCAGTTGCCGGAGTTCTTTCGGCGCTCAGCCTCATCAATACTTCCACGATCAGTGATCCTGAAACGCTGGAAATTTTCAGGATGGTCGAGCGATCAGCGGAAGATCTTAAGCGAATGCTCGACCGCTACGTGGAGGATTTGCAAAAGGGACAGAATGCGGAGATTGGCGTCGAGTTGATCGATCTTGCTGAGCTGACTCAGTCGGCGACTCAGCCGATTGATTTTTTGCTCCGGGACTCAGATGTTCGGTTGGAGTTGGACTTCTCTGCATATGATCAAGTCGTCTTTAATCGCACCTATTTGGAGAGTATCTTTCAGAACCTTCTCTCGAACTCGATTAAGTATGCCCACCCGGAGCGGCGGTGCCGCATCTCGATTCGATCCCGTATTCAGGAGGGGCGGAAGTTTATCGATTTCTCGGACAACGGTATCGGTTTCGATTCCGCGAAGGTGGGGGAGCATCTATTTGGTCTGAATAAGAGGCACCACGAGCACAGCGATAGTAAGGGTGTCGGTTTGTATCTGGTCTATCATCACATGACCACCCTTGGTGGTTTTGTTTCCGTCGATAGCGAGGTTGACGTGGGAACTCGTTTCACCCTGGAGTTTCCGGATCTTTGAGGCCTATTCGCTTTCCAAGTTGAGCCATGCGACCTCTTCGGGGGTAAGGTTCAAACTGAGAGCGGGTAGGGTTGTGCGGGTCTCCGATGGGGTCATGGGGCCGATGGCCGGGAAAGTGGGGAAGGGCTGGGAGAGGACCCAGGCCAGTGAGACGTTGATGGGATGCACATTTCGTTGTCCTGCCAGTTCGTAGCAACGGCGCTTGCGCTCGAAGTTGTCCTCCGAGTAGTAGCCGGCGACTAGATTCTTGGGGGCCTCGGATGCGGGGACGTCCGATCTCTCGGTGAAGAATCCATTGGCCTGACTGGCCCAAGGCAGAAGGGTAAAGTTCTTCTCTGCGAGCCATTCTTTGGTTCTTCGGTCCGATGCGGCGAGGCATCCCTCCCAGATTGGGTTGACGAGACGGGCGAGGCTGAGGTGGTTGGACAGAAGTGCAGGAGGTTGCAATCCGTTTTGTTCGGCGTATTGAATGGCCTCTTCGAGACGGTCGACGGTCCAGTTCGAAAAGCCATAGGTGCGGACCAAACCTTTCGTGACCATTTCGTTAATGATGGTCACAAATTCACCAGCGGGGATGGCAGGGTTGTCACGATGCATGACGTAGCCGTCGAGGTAGTCGGTTTGCTGGGATTCCAGGCTTTGTTCGAGCTCCTCCATCATTAACTCCGGGCGGGTTTTGGGATGGTGAGCGCCTTTGTCGAGAAGGACGCATTGCTCCCGCACTCCGCGTGTCTTCATCCATTGTCCCGGCGTTCCGAGGCGTTGGTTCCAACGGCGGTAGATGGATCCATCGTCAAAAGCGTTCCCCCCTCGTTCAAAGTAGTCATCGTAGAGATGGGCGAATCGAGGGAAGGAGGACTTGCCGGAGGTGCCCATGACGAGTCGGGCGACAGGCTTGTCGAGGAACGGGATCGATCCAGTCGGGATTTCGGATCCTCGGTCGGGCAAGGCGTGGCCGAGAATGTAAGGGAAGTCAGGTCCGGCCTCTTCCATCGGGTAGGTCATCCCGATAGCACTTCTCCAGCGATCCAGTGTCTCCAAGTTGCCGAGAGTGTCCGCGATGGTCATCGCGGGTGCAGGCAGAGACCGATCTCCGATGTGCTGGGCGAAGAGCTCCGCCTCGTAGGCGTATAGGTGACGATCGGTGATCGCCGCGAGGGTTTCGGGCTCTCCAGAGAATTTCTCGATCTGGGTTTCACCGTTGCAGAACCAGGGGCTCTTGACGGTGATCCGTCCCTCGGTGCCGGTGATCACGCACTCGTTCTTGCCCTGAACGCGGACGCCCGTGAAAATTTCAGCAACCAAGTCGTCGGGGAATTGCAAGAGGGCGGAGGCCCAGGTGTCGACACCGGTTTCTCCATCGAGGTGCCCGACGCCTTGGATCTCTTTGGGATTTAGAAAGGGTTCTCCGT is a window of Puniceicoccus vermicola DNA encoding:
- a CDS encoding LysE family translocator, which codes for MIWEGAIAFFGLLLLLAIVPGPTDAMVVAQAVRRGYGAAWGVIVGVVLADWLMIALVLVGFEVWVDFFELHQRFLVWISALLLTGLAISIFRSAGRTETEAEPAGNGGVRSGLAGGFLVTFVDPEALAFYCGVLPTFVSPGEVGLGETVFLGGVVSVLICGVKGTYAWLAVHGIRSKMAPRTQKTVLRGVALVMLAMAGWIILR
- a CDS encoding class I SAM-dependent methyltransferase; its protein translation is MNTTEAEHNQRIQEQFTKQAIPFTQLKGHLNSVDLLIELSRTGTDDTVLDVACGPGMVACEFARIARHVTGIDLTEKMIEEAKTRQASESLSNLDWQVGSATELPFEDGTFSVVISRYTFHHFTNPGRVLSEMIRVCKPHGRVLVADPVLPAQFVEAFNEMERLRDPSHTKALSIEEFDFMVADSGLVDIQRAGYEVEMELEQQLAASFPNPGDDDKLRHIFREDLTANRLGTQTRSIEGQIHYTYPISIYVGTKTA
- a CDS encoding helix-turn-helix transcriptional regulator; protein product: MSIAGQTMEWAKGAIYFIPAGLAHRILSVSQDFSGVHVLSLSCSISAPLRGEDAGGILVRDPKRYLEFLELMRRYYKADGGERQTIARSILLFFEECDVHLSSTGEGKPLSPTHWVPSRIKDLIDNGADKEGCFQFIEEHMPFSKEHCNRLFKKCYGTTIQAYALNTRAERARLLLKSGRPLSESAAEAGFYDQSQLTKTFRSIFQMTPAKYRKQNF
- a CDS encoding HAD family hydrolase, whose product is MKPIRGIIFDMDGVLIDTVGFWADAEREVFSALGVRVTTDLAAITSGMTTAEVTDFWFERFPWDSPSKPAVEEKVISAVARRIREEGRAIPGACEWVRACGERGWKVGLATNSPRCLIPEVLRRLNLEDKFDAVISAEEVESGKPDPAIYRRALEKLGLGAEEAVVVEDSLTGAAAGVAAGCQTFLLGTDEPPIGDEKTDFFPISDFESLAAQVQLRK
- a CDS encoding PAS domain-containing sensor histidine kinase, which translates into the protein MSSSHSSNQSEGEHSLFPFFEFSPDLLCIAGFDGFFKRVNRAVCRVLGYSEEELMKRPIRELVHPEDRELTARHRDGLLQGRPLLNFENRYVSSGGEVIWLSWNSIPVPESELIYAVAKNISHIKAREEDRNRLLSELTEANEKSKLMNYRTAHDIRSPVAGVLSALSLINTSTISDPETLEIFRMVERSAEDLKRMLDRYVEDLQKGQNAEIGVELIDLAELTQSATQPIDFLLRDSDVRLELDFSAYDQVVFNRTYLESIFQNLLSNSIKYAHPERRCRISIRSRIQEGRKFIDFSDNGIGFDSAKVGEHLFGLNKRHHEHSDSKGVGLYLVYHHMTTLGGFVSVDSEVDVGTRFTLEFPDL
- a CDS encoding class I SAM-dependent methyltransferase, with translation MDHLKINKETWDRRTKVHVESEFYDVASFKEGRCSLNPVEVKQVGNVEGKSLLHLQCHFGQDTLSWARLGADVTGVDLSVESIEQANSLKHSLGLKANFIESDVVEFGRKNTTQFDIVFTSYGVLCWLPNLGDWALTISRSLRPGGQFHLVEFHPFTELLSGYSYFPRSEPDIEEEGTYTENCDGTRSTTVIWSHSISEVVSALVEAGLTLESFSEHPYSPYDCFDGLEYVPDLGYQMLHKGQQVPLLYSIQARKEIP
- a CDS encoding aldo/keto reductase, which produces MKSEPIRWGIIGPGNISRKFALGVEGTPTGQIVAAGSREKERAQSFLNEIGAPEARAYGDYRELLEDPAVDAVYIATPHPMHARWCIAAARAAKHILCEKPITLNLGEALAVVNAAEEANIFLMEAFMYRCHPQTRRVYDLVKEGTIGKIRRIQAEFSFAGNHSPESRLMNPHLGGGSILDVGCYPISFARMIAGAAHGEPFLNPKEIQGVGHLDGETGVDTWASALLQFPDDLVAEIFTGVRVQGKNECVITGTEGRITVKSPWFCNGETQIEKFSGEPETLAAITDRHLYAYEAELFAQHIGDRSLPAPAMTIADTLGNLETLDRWRSAIGMTYPMEEAGPDFPYILGHALPDRGSEIPTGSIPFLDKPVARLVMGTSGKSSFPRFAHLYDDYFERGGNAFDDGSIYRRWNQRLGTPGQWMKTRGVREQCVLLDKGAHHPKTRPELMMEELEQSLESQQTDYLDGYVMHRDNPAIPAGEFVTIINEMVTKGLVRTYGFSNWTVDRLEEAIQYAEQNGLQPPALLSNHLSLARLVNPIWEGCLAASDRRTKEWLAEKNFTLLPWASQANGFFTERSDVPASEAPKNLVAGYYSEDNFERKRRCYELAGQRNVHPINVSLAWVLSQPFPTFPAIGPMTPSETRTTLPALSLNLTPEEVAWLNLESE